The following are encoded together in the Pedobacter steynii genome:
- a CDS encoding glycoside hydrolase family 2 TIM barrel-domain containing protein: protein MRKLILSLFCTILFNHLFAQQTQRLAQNWEYLKGDLGGIYEAIRPVKAGNPESVPLWENVSLPHCFNATDAVSPDRNYYQGPGWYRTQLSINNPYKNGRTILHFEGAGQKTQVYVYDVKVAEHIGGYDEWTADITEAVAAFRKNPLFEKQFKGKIPVEIRCDNSRDLEMIPSDLSDFNIYGGLYRYLNLVYVPQVSAEKVFAAASVDAKGEMGQLKIGTRLFNPDGVDTVTVKLELKDPQGKLISSWKKEVKAFYGTKDLWETKIKNPRLWSTENPNLYTVEITVDAKGEKSVHSEKVGFRNFEFVKKGPFMLNGKRLLLRGTHRHEDHAGVAAAMTEDQIREEMRLMKNMGVNFIRLGHYQQSRIVLELCDSLGILVWEEIPWCRGGLGGESYKNQARNMLVNMVEQHYNHPSIIIWGMGNENDWPGDFSEFDQHKIREFMKELNDLSHRLDPSRKTAIRRCDFCKDIVDVYSPSIWAGWYRGIYTEYKEVSKQEFDRVDHFLHVEWGGDSHAGRHSENPDNALSQVKTGKGADERAGDASLFGGSARVSKDGDWSESYIVNLIDWHLKEQETMPWLTGAAYWPFKDFSTPVRPDNPVPYMNQKGVVERDFTKKEAYYVFQSYWTTAPMIHIYGHSWPVRWGNAEEQKMIKVYANLDEVELFLNGQSLGKKKRDSQDFPAAGLRWMANFNEGENTIKAVGKKDGKVFTDEIIQQYQTAKWDRPAKMVLEKVSEKDGIAVIRVKMLDKNNILCLDAQNYVNFGLTGDGKLIDDQGTARGSSKVQVGNGRAEISIKLNNGKSVASVKADGLASAFVEL, encoded by the coding sequence ATGAGAAAACTAATATTATCCCTGTTTTGCACGATCCTTTTTAATCATTTATTTGCACAGCAAACTCAACGTTTAGCGCAAAACTGGGAATATTTAAAGGGCGATCTGGGCGGTATTTATGAAGCCATCAGGCCAGTAAAAGCCGGAAACCCGGAAAGCGTTCCTTTATGGGAAAACGTCAGTCTGCCGCATTGTTTCAATGCGACAGACGCCGTAAGTCCTGACCGGAATTATTACCAGGGGCCGGGATGGTACCGGACTCAGCTCAGCATCAATAATCCTTATAAAAACGGAAGGACCATCCTTCATTTTGAAGGAGCGGGGCAAAAAACACAGGTATATGTCTATGATGTGAAAGTGGCTGAACATATTGGTGGTTATGATGAGTGGACGGCGGACATTACGGAGGCTGTAGCTGCGTTCCGTAAAAATCCGCTGTTTGAAAAACAGTTTAAAGGAAAAATTCCGGTAGAAATCCGTTGTGATAACTCCCGGGACCTGGAAATGATCCCTTCAGATCTCTCTGATTTTAACATTTACGGTGGTTTATACCGTTACCTGAACCTGGTTTATGTACCTCAGGTATCTGCGGAAAAGGTTTTCGCTGCAGCCAGTGTGGATGCAAAAGGGGAAATGGGACAGTTAAAAATAGGAACAAGACTGTTTAATCCGGATGGAGTAGACACGGTAACGGTAAAGCTGGAGCTGAAAGATCCTCAGGGGAAACTGATCAGCAGCTGGAAAAAAGAAGTAAAAGCATTTTATGGAACAAAAGACCTTTGGGAAACGAAGATAAAGAACCCCAGGTTATGGTCGACGGAAAATCCAAACCTGTATACCGTAGAAATAACGGTGGACGCTAAAGGAGAAAAGTCTGTCCATAGCGAAAAAGTGGGTTTCAGAAATTTTGAGTTCGTTAAAAAAGGCCCCTTTATGCTCAATGGCAAAAGACTCCTGCTCAGAGGGACTCACCGCCATGAAGACCATGCTGGAGTAGCTGCAGCGATGACGGAAGATCAGATTCGTGAGGAAATGCGGCTGATGAAAAATATGGGGGTCAATTTTATCCGCCTGGGTCATTATCAGCAATCCAGGATTGTACTGGAACTCTGCGATAGCCTGGGTATTCTGGTTTGGGAAGAAATTCCATGGTGCAGAGGTGGTTTAGGAGGCGAATCTTATAAAAACCAGGCGCGCAACATGCTGGTGAATATGGTGGAACAACATTATAACCATCCTTCAATCATCATCTGGGGAATGGGGAATGAAAACGACTGGCCGGGGGATTTCAGTGAATTTGATCAGCATAAGATCAGAGAGTTTATGAAAGAACTGAATGACCTTTCTCATCGCCTGGACCCATCCCGTAAAACGGCAATCAGAAGATGTGATTTTTGTAAAGATATTGTAGATGTCTATTCTCCTTCAATATGGGCAGGATGGTACCGCGGGATTTATACGGAATATAAAGAGGTTTCTAAGCAGGAATTTGATCGGGTAGACCATTTCCTTCATGTGGAATGGGGCGGCGACAGTCATGCTGGCAGACATTCTGAAAATCCGGACAATGCTTTAAGCCAGGTGAAAACCGGCAAAGGAGCAGATGAAAGAGCAGGAGATGCTTCTTTATTTGGAGGAAGTGCCAGGGTTTCCAAGGATGGAGACTGGAGTGAAAGTTATATTGTTAACCTGATCGACTGGCATTTAAAGGAACAGGAAACCATGCCCTGGTTAACCGGAGCGGCTTACTGGCCTTTTAAAGATTTTTCTACTCCGGTGCGTCCGGACAATCCGGTTCCTTATATGAACCAGAAAGGGGTGGTTGAACGTGATTTTACCAAGAAAGAAGCATATTATGTATTCCAGTCGTACTGGACAACCGCACCAATGATCCATATCTACGGGCATTCATGGCCGGTAAGATGGGGAAATGCGGAAGAGCAGAAAATGATAAAGGTATATGCGAACCTGGATGAAGTGGAGCTGTTCCTGAATGGCCAGAGTCTGGGCAAAAAGAAACGTGATTCACAGGATTTTCCTGCAGCTGGTTTAAGGTGGATGGCCAATTTCAATGAAGGTGAAAATACCATCAAGGCAGTAGGAAAGAAAGATGGTAAAGTATTTACCGACGAAATTATCCAGCAATACCAGACCGCAAAATGGGATAGACCCGCTAAAATGGTCCTGGAGAAAGTATCAGAAAAAGATGGGATCGCGGTAATCCGGGTAAAGATGCTGGATAAGAACAATATCCTGTGTCTGGATGCCCAGAATTACGTGAACTTCGGCCTTACCGGCGATGGTAAACTGATCGATGATCAGGGAACTGCCCGCGGTTCAAGCAAGGTGCAGGTAGGAAACGGAAGAGCCGAGATCAGTATAAAATTGAATAATGGAAAAAGTGTGGCCAGCGTAAAAGCCGACGGACTGGCCTCCGCATTTGTTGAACTTTAA